The following proteins come from a genomic window of Melospiza georgiana isolate bMelGeo1 chromosome 3, bMelGeo1.pri, whole genome shotgun sequence:
- the SOD2 gene encoding superoxide dismutase [Mn], mitochondrial, whose protein sequence is MLCRFAAASRSSAKLVAPLGCLVSRQKHTLPDLPYDYAALEPHINAEIMQLHHSKHHATYVNNLNVVEEKYKEAVAKGDVTTQVSLQPALKFNGGGHINHSIFWTNLSPNGGGEPKGELMEAIKRDFGSFANFKEKLTAVSVGVQGSGWGWLGYNKEQGRLQIAACANQDPLQGTTGLIPLLGIDVWEHAYYLQYKNVRPDYLKAIWNVINWENVSSRYATCKK, encoded by the exons ATGTTGTGCCGTTTCGCCGCCGCGAGCAG aagcagtgccaagttggtaGCACCCTTGGGGTGCTTGGTTTCTAGGCAAAAGCACACTCTTCCTGACTTGCCATATGACTATGCTGCTCTGGAACCTCATATTAATGCAGAGATCATGCAGCTGCACCACAGCAAGCATCATGCCACCTACGTGAATAACCTGAACGTGGTCGAGGAGAAGTACAAAGAGGCAGTGGCAAAAG GTGATGTTACAACTCAGGTGTCACTTCAGCCTGCCCTGAAGTTCAATGGTGGGGGTCATATCAATCACAGCATCTTCTGGACAAACCTTTCTCCTAATGGAGGAGGAGAACCTAAAG gAGAATTGATGGAAGCCATCAAGCGTGACTTTGGTTCTTTTGCAAACTTCAAGGAGAAGCTGACAGCTGTATCAGTTGGTGTCCAAGGATCAGGCTGGGGGTGGCTTGGCTATAACAAGGAGCAGGGGCGCCTACAGATAGCAGCTTGTGCAAATCAAGACCCTTTGCAAGGCACAACAG GTCTCATTCCTTTGCTAGGCATTGACGTATGGGAACATGCTTATTATCTTCAATATAAAAATGTTCGACCTGATTATTTGAAAGCCATCTGGAATGTGATCAACTGGGAGAATGTATCTTCAAGATATGCAACTTGCAAAAAGTAG